From the Lathyrus oleraceus cultivar Zhongwan6 chromosome 4, CAAS_Psat_ZW6_1.0, whole genome shotgun sequence genome, one window contains:
- the LOC127136322 gene encoding secreted RxLR effector protein 161-like, whose protein sequence is MDSCKAMSTPMGSRTYVDQDESGVSIDITKYRGMIDSLLYLTESRPNITFSVCLCACFQANPKESHLTAVKRIMKYLKGTTNVGLWYPKGSVCDLVGYSDSDYAGCKTDRKNTSGTCHILGNALVYWACKKQACVALSTVEAEYIAAGSCCAQILWLKQQLSDFGLNL, encoded by the coding sequence ATGGATAGTTGCAAGGCAATGTCTACTCCAATGGGATCCAgaacttatgttgatcaagatgaatcagGTGTTTCGATTGATATCAcaaagtatcgaggtatgattgaTTCCTTACTATATTTGACGGAAAGCCGTCCTAACATAACGTTTAGTGTGTGCCTTTGTGCGTGTTTTCAAGCCAATCCAAAGGAATCACATCTCACCGCTGTTAAAAggatcatgaagtatctcaaaggaacaacgaaTGTCGGCctatggtatccaaaaggtagtGTATGTGATTTAGTTGGATATTCTGACTcggattatgcaggttgtaaaaCTGATAGAAAAAATACAAGTGGAACATGTCATATCCTAGGAAATGCATTAGTCTATTGGGCATGTAAGAAACAAGCATGTGTTGCTCTTAGCACCGtagaagcagaatacatagcagcAGGAAGCTGTTGTGCTCAGATTctatggctaaagcaacaactgAGTGATTTCGGACTAAATCTCTGA